One Methanolinea sp. DNA window includes the following coding sequences:
- the glmS gene encoding glutamine--fructose-6-phosphate transaminase (isomerizing): MCGIFGYTGEKRAAPLVIEGLRRLEYRGYDSFGLAVLDDNGIWVWKKKGKISRERPPVTRQKGRTAIGHTRWATHGEPSDRNAHPHTDCRGKIALVHNGIIENHASLRRELEGRGHVFRSETDTEVIVHLVEEEYRGGDLPAAVRAVLPRLEGSYAILVVADGYGGIVAARNGSPLVIGLADRACVAASDVTALLGHTDRVIFLEDGDVAAIHPSGPVVWNGTGKVERSVQVVDWSAEEVTLGGFSHYMLKEIFEQPSVFAATARSVLSADLGEILDGVTGITFVACGTSYHACLLCQYLVEGYAGIPVRAEIASEFRYRSPPPDDLVVAVTQSGETADTLAALKRARMRNHPTLAVTNVLGSSATRIADHTLYMRAGPEISVAATKSFTAEVAVLLSLADHLCGGILRQSILSGHTAIEDALLQDLSPAVEVCRNAPSIFFVGRGPFFPLALEGALKMKEISYIHAEGYAAGEIKHGPFALLSAEVPVVALCPPGETFTPMLSNAREMRARGAPLVVVGDGSSPDLAEVADVLVPLPRGDTVSHILASTVILQLLAFRTAEALGREIDQPRNLAKSVTVE, from the coding sequence GTGTGCGGGATATTCGGGTACACCGGGGAGAAGAGGGCTGCCCCCCTCGTCATCGAGGGGCTGCGGCGGCTCGAGTACAGGGGGTATGACTCGTTCGGACTCGCGGTCCTCGATGACAACGGCATCTGGGTCTGGAAGAAGAAGGGGAAGATATCCCGGGAGCGACCCCCGGTCACGCGGCAGAAGGGCAGGACCGCGATAGGTCACACGCGCTGGGCGACCCACGGGGAACCGAGCGACCGGAATGCACACCCCCACACGGACTGCCGCGGGAAGATAGCCCTCGTGCACAACGGCATCATCGAGAACCACGCGTCGCTCCGGCGGGAACTCGAGGGGAGGGGGCACGTCTTCCGGTCCGAGACAGATACCGAGGTGATCGTGCACCTCGTCGAGGAGGAGTACCGGGGAGGGGACCTGCCGGCCGCGGTGAGGGCAGTCCTCCCGAGGCTGGAAGGGAGCTACGCAATCCTCGTGGTCGCGGATGGTTACGGGGGGATCGTCGCGGCGAGGAACGGGAGCCCGCTCGTCATTGGCCTTGCCGACCGCGCGTGCGTCGCCGCATCGGACGTGACGGCCCTCCTCGGTCACACCGACAGGGTCATCTTCCTCGAGGACGGGGACGTCGCCGCGATCCACCCTTCCGGCCCCGTCGTGTGGAACGGGACCGGGAAGGTCGAAAGATCGGTCCAGGTCGTGGACTGGTCCGCCGAGGAGGTGACGCTCGGGGGTTTCTCGCACTACATGCTCAAGGAGATATTCGAGCAGCCGTCGGTCTTCGCGGCCACCGCGCGCTCGGTCCTCTCCGCGGACCTCGGGGAGATCCTCGATGGCGTCACCGGGATCACGTTCGTCGCGTGCGGGACGTCGTACCATGCCTGCCTCCTCTGCCAGTACCTCGTCGAGGGATACGCCGGCATCCCCGTCCGTGCGGAGATCGCCTCGGAGTTCCGGTACCGGTCGCCACCCCCCGACGACCTCGTGGTGGCGGTGACGCAGTCGGGGGAGACGGCGGACACGCTCGCCGCGCTGAAGAGGGCGAGGATGCGCAACCACCCGACGCTCGCGGTGACCAACGTCCTCGGGAGCAGCGCGACGCGGATCGCAGACCACACCCTCTACATGCGGGCGGGTCCGGAGATCAGCGTCGCCGCGACGAAGTCGTTCACCGCGGAGGTCGCTGTCCTCCTCTCCCTCGCGGACCACCTGTGCGGGGGAATCCTGCGGCAATCGATCCTCTCCGGGCACACGGCAATCGAGGACGCGCTCCTCCAGGATCTCTCTCCCGCCGTGGAGGTATGCAGGAATGCACCCTCGATATTCTTCGTAGGGAGGGGACCGTTCTTCCCCCTCGCGCTCGAGGGGGCACTCAAGATGAAGGAGATCTCGTACATCCACGCGGAGGGCTACGCGGCCGGCGAGATAAAGCACGGGCCGTTCGCCCTCCTCTCGGCGGAGGTCCCTGTCGTCGCACTCTGCCCGCCGGGGGAGACGTTCACCCCGATGCTCTCCAACGCGAGGGAGATGAGGGCGAGGGGTGCACCGCTCGTCGTCGTCGGCGACGGGAGCTCCCCGGACCTCGCAGAGGTCGCAGACGTGCTCGTGCCCCTCCCCCGCGGGGATACAGTCTCCCATATCCTCGCCAGCACGGTCATCCTCCAGCTCCTCGCCTTCAGGACCGCGGAGGCACTGGGACGGGAAATCGACCAGCCGAGGAACCTCGCGAAGAGCGTGACCGTGGAGTGA
- a CDS encoding sugar phosphate nucleotidyltransferase: MQAVILAAGEGRRLRPLTRSRPKALIPVGNVPIIDYVVEALLSCGIRDITVVVGYRREKVTSHLGKAGYPVRIVVQERQIGTAHALLQAREHITGPFLVLPGDNYIDGASIARIVGTKNAVLVKDHPYPSNFGVVEVRRGLVTRIVEKPRQAPSFTISTGIFSFDPGIFDYMDTPDLTDAVAAFIAAGGKIKAIRAVDWQDAVYPWDLLPMNRLLVGKGRAEKAGEIAAGSVLQGNVRVGAGTRIHPGCTIVGPAVIGSDCEIGPHACIMPHVSIGDRVQVGPFSLVADSIVFDDAVIGPHSLVRESVIGEGCRLEDHVSTVPDAPLLEIGDEQARGRFGAVTGEKARIGPFSILRAAIVGNGATVRGGKEVSSTVAFDDGSTVV, encoded by the coding sequence ATGCAGGCAGTCATACTCGCGGCGGGCGAGGGGAGGAGGCTCCGGCCACTCACGCGGAGCCGCCCAAAGGCCCTCATCCCGGTCGGAAACGTGCCCATCATCGACTACGTGGTGGAGGCGCTCCTCTCGTGCGGCATCCGCGACATCACGGTGGTCGTGGGGTACCGCAGGGAGAAGGTGACGAGCCACCTCGGGAAAGCCGGGTACCCGGTCAGGATCGTCGTACAGGAGAGGCAGATAGGGACGGCCCACGCGCTCCTGCAGGCAAGGGAACACATCACGGGGCCGTTCCTCGTCCTCCCGGGCGACAACTACATCGACGGTGCCTCCATCGCGCGCATCGTGGGCACGAAAAACGCGGTCCTCGTGAAGGACCACCCCTACCCCTCCAACTTCGGCGTCGTGGAGGTGAGGAGGGGACTCGTGACCCGGATCGTCGAGAAACCGCGGCAGGCACCCAGCTTCACCATCTCGACCGGCATATTCTCGTTCGATCCCGGCATCTTCGATTACATGGATACCCCAGACCTCACCGACGCGGTCGCGGCATTCATCGCGGCCGGGGGGAAGATCAAGGCCATCCGCGCCGTCGACTGGCAGGACGCGGTCTACCCCTGGGACCTCCTCCCGATGAACCGCCTCCTCGTCGGGAAGGGCCGCGCGGAGAAGGCGGGGGAGATCGCGGCGGGCTCGGTCCTCCAGGGGAACGTCCGCGTCGGTGCCGGGACACGGATCCACCCGGGGTGCACGATCGTGGGTCCCGCCGTCATAGGATCGGACTGCGAGATCGGCCCGCACGCCTGCATCATGCCCCACGTGAGCATCGGGGACCGAGTGCAGGTCGGCCCGTTCTCGCTCGTAGCGGACAGCATCGTCTTCGACGACGCGGTCATCGGGCCCCACTCCCTCGTCAGGGAATCGGTCATCGGCGAGGGTTGCCGCCTCGAAGACCACGTGAGCACGGTCCCGGACGCACCGCTCCTCGAGATCGGGGACGAACAGGCGAGGGGGAGGTTCGGGGCGGTCACAGGGGAGAAAGCGAGGATCGGCCCGTTCTCGATCCTGCGCGCTGCCATCGTGGGCAACGGCGCGACGGTGAGGGGCGGGAAGGAGGTATCGTCCACGGTCGCATTCGATGACGGGAGCACGGTGGTGTAG
- a CDS encoding sugar phosphate nucleotidyltransferase: MQCVILAAGEGKRMRPLTATRPKVMLPLANRPMLEHLVRAARDAGISEVLLVVGYMEEAVREHFGDGRDLGVRIEYAVQRHQRGTADALETAREWVSGDFLLMNGDMVLSHEDISRVAASDPPCLGVAPSDHPEDYGAVVLEGDRVARLEEKSPRPAGNLVNAGIYHFDDDIFSVLEGVGVSPRGERELTDALSGYIAARALRAERVDSWLDVGYPWDLLSANERMMGGISRSVRGTLEEGVILHGAVIVGEGTIVRAGTCIEGPCIVGRDCRIGPHAYIRGATAIGDGCHVGHATEVKNSIILPGTNLPHFNYLGDSVVGSGCNIGAGTKVANLRHDRAEVRVGGIPTKRKKHGAIIGDNVMIGINCSLNVGTVIGTGASIGPHCLVEGYIAPGTRIR; encoded by the coding sequence ATGCAGTGCGTCATCCTCGCCGCGGGGGAGGGCAAGAGGATGCGGCCGCTCACGGCCACCCGCCCGAAGGTCATGCTCCCGCTCGCGAACCGCCCCATGCTCGAGCACCTCGTGCGCGCCGCGCGCGACGCCGGGATATCCGAGGTCCTCCTCGTCGTGGGGTACATGGAGGAGGCGGTCCGGGAGCACTTCGGGGACGGGAGGGACCTCGGCGTCCGCATCGAGTACGCGGTCCAGCGGCACCAGCGGGGCACGGCGGACGCCCTCGAGACCGCCCGCGAGTGGGTGAGTGGCGATTTCCTCCTGATGAACGGCGACATGGTCCTCTCCCACGAGGACATATCTCGGGTCGCGGCGTCCGACCCGCCGTGCCTCGGCGTTGCCCCCTCGGACCACCCGGAGGACTACGGGGCCGTCGTGCTCGAGGGGGACCGCGTCGCGCGCCTCGAGGAGAAGTCTCCCCGCCCCGCGGGGAACCTCGTGAACGCCGGCATCTACCACTTCGACGACGATATATTCTCCGTCCTCGAGGGCGTCGGGGTCTCGCCGCGGGGCGAGCGTGAGCTCACGGACGCACTCTCCGGGTACATCGCGGCGCGGGCACTCCGGGCAGAGAGGGTGGACTCGTGGCTCGACGTGGGCTACCCCTGGGACCTCCTTTCGGCGAACGAGAGGATGATGGGGGGAATCTCCCGCTCGGTCAGGGGCACACTGGAGGAGGGCGTGATCCTCCACGGCGCGGTCATCGTGGGGGAAGGGACCATCGTCAGGGCGGGCACGTGCATCGAGGGACCGTGCATCGTCGGGAGGGATTGCAGGATCGGCCCCCACGCGTACATCCGCGGGGCGACGGCCATAGGCGACGGGTGCCACGTCGGCCACGCGACCGAGGTGAAGAACTCGATCATCCTTCCGGGGACGAACCTCCCGCACTTCAACTACCTCGGTGACTCGGTCGTCGGGAGCGGCTGCAACATCGGCGCGGGGACGAAGGTCGCAAACCTCCGGCACGACCGCGCGGAGGTCCGGGTCGGCGGCATCCCCACGAAGAGGAAGAAACACGGTGCGATCATCGGGGACAACGTGATGATCGGCATCAACTGCTCCCTCAACGTGGGGACGGTGATAGGAACGGGTGCATCCATCGGCCCGCACTGCCTCGTCGAGGGGTATATCGCGCCGGGGACAAGGATAAGGTAG
- a CDS encoding phosphopentomutase/phosphoglucosamine mutase: protein MYPRSDRSAMEFGSSGIRAVFGRDLVACALALGGVLGGEAGTVLVGHDTRTTSPALAHALAAGVLSRGARVASAGIVPTPAVGYSVQGGTVGCMVTASHNPPEYNGLKVFLPGGAALPRSRQDEIGERLAEASLQGPGSISSRFGRVARADILPGYVGKIVDEVECGRSVRVVLDCGGGAGSVASPAILKGIGAEVRAINCTPTGRFPRPSEPSGEALPYIGALVRRWGADGAIAHDGDADRMVAWDRRGRIIPGDSLLVLFARYLGARRVVTTVDASMVVEECAEVVRTPVGDSYVSEALLAGGEFGGEPSGAWIFPRHSLCPDGPYAAALFCQMVSEWDVAAEVDALPRYPILRESVPCTRAGDVVRALGAAVPTDGIRVERDEGWYLVRASGTEPKVRVTAEGKTREAARSLLEEGLERVVRKKREISGE from the coding sequence ATGTACCCCCGTTCCGACCGTTCCGCGATGGAGTTTGGCTCGTCGGGCATCCGCGCGGTCTTCGGCCGCGACCTCGTCGCGTGTGCCCTCGCCCTCGGGGGCGTGCTCGGCGGGGAGGCGGGGACGGTCCTCGTGGGACACGACACGCGGACGACCTCGCCCGCCCTCGCGCACGCGCTCGCGGCGGGGGTACTCTCCCGGGGCGCGCGCGTCGCGTCCGCGGGCATCGTCCCCACGCCTGCCGTCGGGTATTCCGTGCAAGGGGGGACCGTTGGCTGCATGGTGACGGCGTCCCACAATCCCCCCGAGTACAACGGGCTGAAGGTCTTTTTGCCCGGAGGCGCGGCACTCCCGCGGTCGCGGCAGGACGAGATCGGGGAACGCCTCGCGGAAGCATCGTTGCAGGGACCCGGGAGCATCTCCTCCCGGTTCGGGCGGGTAGCGAGGGCAGACATCCTCCCGGGCTACGTGGGGAAGATCGTGGACGAGGTGGAGTGCGGGAGGAGCGTGCGGGTGGTCCTCGACTGCGGCGGTGGCGCCGGGTCGGTCGCGAGCCCCGCGATCCTCAAAGGGATAGGGGCAGAGGTCCGCGCGATCAACTGCACTCCCACGGGGCGGTTCCCGCGGCCCTCCGAGCCATCCGGGGAGGCACTCCCCTACATCGGCGCGCTCGTCCGCCGGTGGGGCGCCGACGGGGCGATCGCCCACGACGGTGACGCCGACAGGATGGTTGCGTGGGACAGGAGGGGGAGGATCATCCCCGGCGATTCCCTGCTCGTCCTCTTCGCGAGGTACCTCGGGGCCCGCCGAGTGGTCACGACGGTGGACGCGAGCATGGTCGTCGAGGAGTGCGCGGAGGTGGTGCGGACACCGGTCGGGGACAGCTACGTCTCCGAGGCACTCCTCGCCGGGGGGGAGTTCGGCGGGGAGCCCTCCGGGGCGTGGATCTTCCCCCGGCACTCCCTCTGCCCCGACGGCCCTTACGCGGCGGCCCTCTTCTGCCAGATGGTATCCGAGTGGGACGTCGCGGCGGAGGTCGACGCGCTCCCCCGTTACCCCATCCTCCGGGAATCCGTCCCCTGCACGCGGGCGGGGGACGTGGTGCGGGCGCTCGGCGCCGCGGTCCCCACGGACGGGATCAGGGTCGAGAGGGACGAAGGTTGGTACCTCGTCAGGGCCTCGGGGACAGAGCCGAAGGTGAGGGTCACGGCAGAGGGAAAGACGCGGGAGGCCGCGAGGTCCCTCCTCGAGGAGGGCCTCGAGCGCGTGGTGAGGAAAAAAAGGGAGATATCCGGGGAGTGA
- a CDS encoding cyclase family protein: protein MAWYDVTRPLREGIAIYPGDIEPSFHPQDRGSYVLTAMRLSTHSGTHVDAPSHYIRGAPGVDGIDPGALIGECRVVSVGGSGSLIEARDLGGATGERLLLRTWYSGEEGFREDYPGLSPACARALADAGARCIGIDSPSIEPYSGDGTVHRALLSRGVAVIEFLDLSSVRPGEYWMAALPLRLPGLDGSPCRVILRDAWEAG, encoded by the coding sequence ATGGCCTGGTACGACGTCACGCGCCCGCTGCGGGAGGGGATCGCGATCTACCCCGGGGACATCGAGCCCTCGTTCCACCCGCAGGACAGGGGATCCTACGTCCTCACGGCGATGCGCCTCTCCACGCACAGCGGCACCCACGTCGACGCCCCCTCGCACTACATCAGGGGGGCACCGGGCGTGGACGGGATCGATCCGGGGGCGCTCATCGGGGAGTGCCGCGTGGTCAGCGTCGGGGGGTCGGGGTCCCTGATCGAGGCACGCGACCTCGGTGGCGCGACCGGGGAGAGGCTCCTCCTCCGGACATGGTACTCGGGGGAAGAAGGGTTCCGCGAGGATTACCCGGGGCTCTCGCCCGCGTGCGCCCGCGCGCTCGCCGATGCAGGCGCAAGGTGCATCGGGATCGACTCCCCCTCCATCGAGCCATACTCCGGGGACGGGACGGTTCACCGGGCGCTCCTCTCGCGCGGGGTTGCCGTCATCGAGTTCCTTGACCTCTCGAGCGTCCGTCCCGGGGAGTACTGGATGGCCGCGCTCCCCCTGCGGCTCCCGGGGCTCGACGGCTCCCCGTGCAGGGTGATCCTGCGGGACGCTTGGGAGGCGGGATGA
- a CDS encoding protein-L-isoaspartate(D-aspartate) O-methyltransferase has protein sequence MSPREAVGGMPGDRHEAEREAMVAHQIAARGVRDARVLEAMRKVPRHLFVPREYESAAYADHPLPIGHGQTISQPYIVALMTELLSVSPGDRVLEVGSGSGYQAAVLATIGAEVYTVERIPEVARIAEENLRRAGIVNVKVIVADGTLGYPPAAPYDGIIVTAAAPSVPPPLLDQLSEGGRLVAPVGGRDVQELVRIEKKGGKTTRVSYGGVVFVPLVGEHGWEE, from the coding sequence ATGTCCCCGCGGGAGGCGGTGGGTGGAATGCCCGGTGACCGCCACGAGGCCGAGAGGGAGGCGATGGTCGCGCACCAGATCGCGGCCCGCGGCGTGCGCGACGCCCGCGTGCTCGAGGCGATGAGGAAGGTCCCGCGCCACCTCTTCGTCCCGAGGGAGTACGAGAGCGCGGCGTACGCGGACCACCCGCTCCCCATCGGGCACGGGCAGACGATCTCCCAGCCGTACATCGTTGCCCTCATGACGGAGCTCCTCTCCGTCTCGCCGGGCGACCGCGTCCTCGAGGTGGGATCCGGGAGCGGGTACCAGGCCGCGGTCCTCGCCACGATCGGGGCGGAAGTGTACACGGTCGAGAGGATCCCGGAAGTGGCGAGGATCGCCGAGGAGAACCTCCGGAGGGCAGGCATCGTGAACGTGAAGGTGATCGTGGCCGACGGGACCCTCGGTTACCCGCCGGCCGCCCCCTACGACGGGATCATCGTCACCGCGGCCGCCCCCTCGGTTCCCCCGCCGCTCCTCGACCAGCTCTCCGAGGGCGGGCGCCTCGTCGCCCCGGTCGGCGGCCGCGACGTCCAGGAGCTCGTCAGGATCGAGAAGAAGGGGGGGAAGACCACGCGCGTCTCCTACGGCGGGGTCGTCTTCGTCCCCCTCGTGGGGGAACACGGCTGGGAGGAGTAG
- a CDS encoding SufD family Fe-S cluster assembly protein, whose translation MPEDDVGQMADLSPEDRERLTLTGLEVEMKNRSGSFFQVDQEIRQWTSLHEGIEILPIAEALRKYDWLSDYSWNLVEKDKDQYTRFVAAQGDPRGFVVIAREGSRTIYPLQACLFLSRTPVQHVHNIVIAEEGAELHLISGCASASHTRTGSHIGVSEFYVGKGARVTSTMIHNWGEEISVFPRSAARVEEDGVFISNYVCMQPVKKVQMAPYFELSGKNAVGRSSSIVVCTPGSHMDLGSVARLSAEGSSAELVTRAITTGGTIISRGMIEGASRHTRGHIECRGLILRDGVIHAIPEIKGNVVDTELSHEAAVGKIARDEIEYLMSRGLDEDVATSTIIRGFLDVRIAGLPPVLQAQIDAAIDSAEKSGF comes from the coding sequence ATGCCAGAAGACGATGTAGGGCAGATGGCAGACCTCTCCCCCGAGGACCGGGAGAGACTCACCCTCACGGGGCTCGAGGTCGAGATGAAGAACCGGTCGGGGAGCTTCTTCCAGGTCGACCAGGAGATCAGGCAGTGGACCTCGCTCCACGAGGGGATCGAGATCCTCCCGATCGCAGAAGCCCTCCGGAAGTACGACTGGCTTTCCGATTACTCGTGGAACCTCGTGGAGAAGGACAAGGACCAGTACACGAGGTTCGTCGCGGCACAGGGGGATCCCCGCGGGTTCGTGGTGATCGCCCGGGAAGGGAGCAGGACGATATACCCCCTCCAGGCATGCCTCTTCCTCTCGCGGACGCCCGTCCAGCACGTGCACAACATCGTGATCGCGGAGGAGGGGGCAGAGCTCCACCTCATCTCGGGGTGCGCGAGCGCGTCGCACACGCGGACGGGATCGCACATCGGGGTCTCCGAGTTCTACGTGGGGAAGGGTGCGCGCGTCACCTCCACGATGATCCACAACTGGGGAGAGGAGATCAGCGTCTTTCCCCGGTCCGCCGCCCGCGTCGAGGAGGACGGCGTCTTCATCTCGAACTACGTCTGCATGCAGCCGGTAAAGAAGGTCCAGATGGCCCCCTACTTCGAGCTTTCGGGGAAGAACGCGGTCGGGAGATCGAGCAGCATCGTCGTCTGCACGCCGGGCTCGCACATGGACCTTGGGTCCGTCGCGCGCCTCTCTGCCGAGGGCTCGAGCGCCGAGCTCGTCACGCGGGCGATCACGACCGGGGGCACGATCATCTCCCGGGGGATGATCGAGGGGGCATCACGACACACGCGGGGGCACATCGAGTGCAGGGGCCTCATCCTCCGCGACGGCGTCATCCACGCGATCCCGGAGATCAAGGGCAACGTGGTGGACACGGAGCTCTCCCACGAGGCGGCGGTCGGGAAGATCGCCCGCGACGAGATCGAGTACCTCATGTCCCGCGGCCTCGACGAGGACGTCGCGACATCGACCATCATCAGGGGTTTCCTCGACGTGAGGATCGCGGGTCTCCCCCCCGTGCTCCAGGCCCAGATCGACGCGGCGATCGACTCGGCCGAGAAGAGCGGGTTCTAG
- a CDS encoding ABC transporter ATP-binding protein — protein MLDIEDLHVRIGDREVLRDINLHIGEGETHVLMGPNGSGKTTLLRAIMGFSGLEVTSGRIRFKGKDITHLPIHERAKMGIGMLFQRPPTISGLKLGKLLAVTSGDRAGMVSEYARFLKMDGFLDRAINLGFSGGEIKRSEVLQLLVQQPDFVMLDEPESGVDLENISLIGNAIARLLEKDVHIVNRKKSGLVITHTGYILDYLDADFGHVMCDGEFKCHGNPREILKVIKTSGYKECLACQKTM, from the coding sequence ATGCTGGATATAGAAGACCTGCACGTGAGGATAGGGGACAGGGAGGTCCTCCGCGACATCAATCTCCACATCGGGGAGGGGGAGACACACGTCCTCATGGGACCGAACGGCTCGGGCAAGACGACACTCCTGCGGGCGATCATGGGGTTCTCGGGGCTCGAGGTGACGAGCGGGAGGATACGGTTCAAGGGCAAGGACATCACCCACCTCCCCATCCACGAGCGCGCGAAGATGGGAATCGGGATGCTCTTCCAGCGACCCCCCACCATCTCCGGCCTCAAGCTCGGCAAGCTCCTCGCGGTCACGTCGGGGGACAGGGCGGGGATGGTGAGCGAGTACGCGCGGTTCCTCAAGATGGACGGGTTCCTCGACCGCGCGATCAACCTCGGGTTCTCCGGGGGGGAGATAAAGAGGAGCGAGGTCCTCCAGCTCTTGGTCCAGCAGCCGGACTTCGTGATGCTGGACGAGCCGGAGAGCGGCGTCGACCTCGAGAACATCTCCCTGATAGGAAACGCGATCGCCCGCCTCCTCGAGAAGGACGTCCACATCGTGAACAGGAAGAAGAGCGGGCTCGTCATCACGCACACGGGCTACATCCTCGATTACCTCGACGCGGACTTCGGGCACGTGATGTGCGACGGGGAGTTCAAGTGCCACGGCAATCCCCGCGAGATCCTCAAGGTGATCAAGACATCCGGGTACAAGGAGTGCCTCGCATGCCAGAAGACGATGTAG
- a CDS encoding HAD-IIA family hydrolase has translation MAGIRGLLIDLDGVIYTGDRPITGAAETISWLQAEGYPFRFVSNSTRRSVRGIAEKLAAMGIPAGPGMIVTPAVAAAALARQRGWSRVFPVTTAEVAEDFRAAGIEPCGDSCDFIAVGDCGDSLTYSLLNRAFRLALDGVPILALEKDRFFRDSDGLSLSAGPFVAALEYATGRQAELVGKPSPQYFLGALSAIGIPPGEAAMVGDDPVSDVQGAMEAGMAGILVLTGKSSSGVLASIRKPPTAVLPSIAALPGYLSGLEEG, from the coding sequence ATGGCAGGAATCCGCGGGCTCCTGATCGATCTCGACGGCGTCATCTACACGGGTGACAGACCCATTACGGGGGCAGCAGAGACCATCTCGTGGCTGCAGGCGGAGGGGTACCCGTTCAGGTTCGTCTCGAATAGCACGAGGAGATCCGTGCGGGGAATCGCGGAAAAGCTCGCCGCGATGGGGATCCCCGCGGGGCCGGGGATGATCGTCACGCCGGCGGTCGCAGCCGCCGCCCTCGCGCGGCAGAGGGGCTGGTCCCGTGTCTTCCCCGTCACCACGGCCGAGGTCGCGGAGGACTTCCGCGCGGCCGGCATCGAGCCCTGCGGGGACTCGTGCGACTTCATCGCCGTGGGCGACTGCGGGGATTCTCTCACCTACTCCCTCCTCAACAGGGCATTCCGCCTCGCGCTCGACGGCGTGCCCATCCTCGCCCTCGAGAAGGACCGCTTCTTCCGCGATTCAGACGGCCTCTCTCTCTCCGCGGGGCCCTTCGTCGCGGCGCTCGAGTACGCGACGGGCAGGCAGGCCGAGCTCGTGGGGAAACCGAGCCCCCAGTACTTCCTCGGGGCCCTCTCCGCCATCGGGATCCCGCCAGGGGAGGCAGCGATGGTGGGGGACGACCCCGTCTCGGACGTGCAGGGCGCAATGGAGGCAGGAATGGCCGGGATCCTCGTGCTCACGGGGAAGTCCTCGTCCGGCGTGCTCGCATCGATCCGCAAACCCCCGACGGCAGTCCTCCCGTCCATCGCTGCGCTGCCGGGGTACCTCTCGGGACTTGAGGAGGGGTGA
- a CDS encoding ribonuclease H-like domain-containing protein: MTVVFETAAQLWRDRTAASREYSVVRNDRVSRAFLSRSPLPESEYRAALAYRASLIRQYADRTLEEVFPGRHVGTPEGEVYCITRGHALRVPRWDRESFRRSLLSDLSLVRGIGKRTGEILRARGYRTIPDLLHHRRFSAPARECLRVLEEGTTGEVISLVARWYPSSHVRHLSSARLLDPADFLFLDIETLGIFQRPIILAGLARVEGSRLVTDQYLVCSMEEELPALLAARGALQGYRALVTYNGRSFDVPYLRERCALYGEAFSPCPIHYDLLHPVRRLFSERYPDCRLATLERGLLGITRWEDIPSMMVPEFYEAYVTHSNPGPLVPVVEHNCQDLVSLAMLFFSLLEAP; this comes from the coding sequence ATGACCGTGGTCTTCGAGACGGCGGCCCAGCTCTGGCGTGACCGGACTGCAGCGTCCCGCGAGTACTCCGTCGTCCGGAACGACAGGGTCTCGCGTGCATTTCTCTCGCGCTCGCCCCTCCCCGAGTCCGAGTACCGCGCGGCACTCGCGTACCGCGCGAGCCTCATCCGGCAGTACGCGGACAGGACCCTCGAGGAGGTCTTCCCCGGCCGGCACGTCGGGACACCCGAGGGCGAGGTGTACTGCATCACCCGCGGCCACGCCCTCCGCGTCCCCCGGTGGGACAGGGAGTCGTTCCGCAGGTCGCTGCTCTCCGACCTCTCGCTCGTCCGCGGGATAGGGAAGCGGACGGGGGAGATCCTCCGGGCGAGGGGCTACAGGACGATCCCCGACCTCCTCCACCACAGGAGGTTCTCGGCCCCCGCGAGGGAGTGCCTCCGCGTCCTCGAGGAGGGGACGACAGGAGAGGTCATCTCCCTCGTCGCGAGGTGGTACCCTTCTTCCCACGTGCGCCACCTTTCCTCTGCCCGCCTCCTCGACCCCGCCGACTTCCTCTTCCTCGACATCGAGACGCTGGGGATCTTCCAGAGGCCCATCATCCTCGCGGGCCTTGCCCGCGTGGAGGGGTCCCGCCTCGTCACCGACCAGTACCTCGTCTGCTCGATGGAGGAGGAACTTCCCGCGCTCCTCGCCGCGAGAGGGGCCCTGCAGGGATACCGCGCCCTCGTCACCTACAACGGGAGGTCCTTTGACGTTCCCTACCTTCGGGAGAGGTGCGCCCTGTACGGCGAGGCGTTTTCACCCTGTCCCATCCACTACGACCTCCTCCACCCGGTCCGGAGGCTGTTTTCCGAGAGGTACCCTGACTGCCGCCTCGCCACCCTCGAGCGGGGCCTCCTCGGGATCACCCGCTGGGAGGATATCCCCTCCATGATGGTCCCGGAGTTCTACGAGGCGTACGTGACCCACTCAAACCCCGGACCCCTCGTGCCCGTCGTCGAACACAACTGCCAGGACCTCGTCTCCCTGGCAATGCTCTTCTTCTCCCTCCTCGAGGCTCCATGA